A single window of Microbispora hainanensis DNA harbors:
- a CDS encoding MFS transporter, with amino-acid sequence MKRRQEGPGSAGPVEPGPESAVTHGPGEPGSVSPVRRGQMLAYGSGNLSVNLLSQAFATFATFYYVDHLGVDPSLIGVAMVIHGIVNAVLNPLVGHLSDRTRTRWGRRVPYIAIGMVPLAAAFTMIWIPLVDGGTARFWYFLVVVLVYDVLFVVVVLNYVSLFPEMFTTIAERAAAASWRQMFAIVGMIVGVAAAPLLYGAIGWAAMGVSFGVVALAFFAVSLRGSAERVHAERERFGFLAALRYTLANRAFVTYVTGSFLLQLTFALLQAGIPFFTKYALGEADSANSVILGAVFVVAIPMVYVWSRVTTRIGPRRAVLVAIVVYGAAQVPFLLVGNLALTAVTGAAIGVGIAGMLVLLEILLAEVIDDDERRTGTRREGMYFGMNGFIVRWAVSLQAVVITVVLARSNYHNGAAVQPPSVETGVRLMMGAVPLVVLALAFGCFLLYPLRSGVRPRDESAPAPVAH; translated from the coding sequence ATGAAGCGCCGTCAGGAGGGCCCCGGCTCCGCGGGCCCGGTGGAGCCCGGCCCGGAAAGCGCGGTGACGCACGGTCCGGGGGAGCCCGGCTCGGTGAGCCCGGTGCGGCGCGGGCAGATGCTGGCCTATGGTTCGGGAAACCTGTCGGTCAACCTGCTCAGCCAGGCGTTCGCGACCTTCGCCACCTTCTACTACGTCGACCACCTGGGCGTCGATCCGTCGCTCATCGGCGTCGCCATGGTGATCCACGGCATCGTCAACGCGGTGCTCAACCCGCTCGTGGGGCACCTGTCCGACCGGACCCGCACGCGCTGGGGCAGGCGGGTGCCGTACATCGCTATCGGCATGGTGCCGCTGGCCGCGGCCTTCACCATGATCTGGATCCCGCTCGTGGACGGCGGGACCGCGCGGTTCTGGTACTTCCTGGTCGTCGTCCTCGTCTACGACGTGCTGTTCGTCGTCGTGGTGCTGAACTACGTGTCGCTGTTCCCCGAGATGTTCACGACCATCGCCGAGCGTGCCGCCGCCGCGTCGTGGCGGCAGATGTTCGCCATCGTCGGCATGATCGTCGGCGTCGCCGCCGCGCCCCTGCTGTACGGCGCGATCGGGTGGGCGGCCATGGGCGTGTCCTTCGGCGTCGTGGCGCTGGCCTTCTTCGCGGTGTCGCTGCGCGGATCGGCCGAGCGGGTGCACGCGGAGCGCGAGCGCTTCGGGTTCCTCGCCGCGCTCCGCTACACGCTCGCCAACCGCGCGTTCGTCACGTACGTCACGGGCAGCTTCCTGCTGCAGCTCACCTTCGCCCTGCTGCAGGCGGGGATCCCGTTCTTCACCAAGTACGCCCTCGGCGAGGCCGACTCCGCCAACAGCGTCATCCTGGGCGCGGTGTTCGTCGTCGCGATCCCGATGGTCTACGTGTGGAGCCGCGTCACCACGCGGATCGGGCCGCGCCGCGCCGTCCTCGTCGCGATCGTCGTGTACGGCGCGGCACAGGTGCCGTTCCTGCTCGTCGGGAACCTCGCCCTGACGGCGGTGACCGGGGCCGCGATCGGCGTCGGGATCGCGGGCATGCTGGTGCTCCTTGAGATCCTGCTCGCCGAGGTGATCGACGACGACGAGCGCAGGACGGGCACCCGTCGCGAGGGGATGTACTTCGGCATGAACGGGTTCATCGTCCGCTGGGCGGTGTCCCTCCAGGCCGTGGTCATCACCGTCGTGCTGGCACGGTCGAACTACCACAACGGGGCCGCGGTGCAGCCGCCCTCCGTCGAGACCGGCGTCCGGCTGATGATGGGCGCGGTGCCCCTGGTGGTGCTGGCGCTGGCCTTCGGCTGCTTCCTCCTCTATCCGCTGCGCTCGGGTGTCCGCCCGCGCGACGAGAGCGCCCCCGCCCCGGTGGCGCACTGA
- a CDS encoding polysaccharide deacetylase family protein, protein MNLARRLGAGPDDRLLIVNADDYGMCRAANTGITSLLAAGAISSATVMTPCPWAPDAVRTAVAGGYDVGVHLTFTSEWEGYRWGPVTRDRAVSSLVDEAGYFPADSRTVEERADPEEVGAEIDAQIRRAVALGLDPSHADNHMGSLYGLETGRDFLDVVFKACAEHGLPFRLPRTLDGMGLPAELEPFAQARAEAADAAGVVILDRLWTLPFELAEGETYESVRSDMIGLIRALRPGVTEIYIHPFVDDGELRQIMPQHAKRGMELRLFTDPEVRRAIAEEGVRLIGWSDLRTAQRAR, encoded by the coding sequence GTGAACCTCGCGAGACGGCTCGGCGCCGGGCCGGACGACCGGCTGCTGATCGTGAACGCCGACGACTACGGCATGTGCCGGGCGGCCAACACCGGAATCACCTCACTGCTCGCGGCGGGCGCGATCAGCTCGGCGACCGTCATGACGCCGTGCCCGTGGGCCCCCGACGCGGTCCGTACGGCCGTCGCGGGCGGCTACGACGTGGGCGTCCATCTGACGTTCACCAGCGAGTGGGAGGGATACCGCTGGGGGCCGGTGACCCGCGACCGCGCGGTGTCCTCGCTCGTGGACGAGGCCGGTTATTTCCCCGCCGACTCGCGCACGGTGGAGGAGCGGGCCGACCCCGAGGAGGTCGGCGCGGAGATCGACGCGCAGATCCGCAGGGCCGTCGCCCTCGGTCTCGACCCGTCGCACGCCGACAACCACATGGGCAGCCTGTACGGCCTGGAGACCGGCCGTGACTTCCTCGACGTCGTCTTCAAGGCGTGCGCGGAGCACGGCCTGCCGTTCCGGCTGCCCAGGACGCTCGACGGCATGGGCCTGCCGGCGGAGCTGGAGCCGTTCGCGCAGGCGAGGGCGGAGGCCGCGGACGCGGCGGGCGTGGTGATCCTCGACCGGCTGTGGACGCTGCCCTTCGAGCTGGCCGAAGGGGAGACGTACGAGAGCGTCAGAAGCGACATGATCGGGCTGATCCGGGCGCTGCGGCCCGGCGTGACCGAGATCTACATCCATCCGTTCGTTGACGACGGCGAGCTCCGGCAGATCATGCCGCAGCACGCCAAACGCGGCATGGAGCTGCGGCTGTTCACCGATCCGGAGGTCCGCCGCGCCATCGCGGAAGAGGGCGTCCGCCTCATCGGCTGGTCGGACCTGCGCACGGCCCAGAGGGCCCGATGA
- a CDS encoding ROK family transcriptional regulator, translated as MSGDYLAGPQGLLWSINARAVLDVIDREGPLGRPEITRATGLSKTTVAQALRELIARGAVEEAGADTTRRGPAATLYRIAPRCALALGVDIGHLRIRAVLVDAMGETLAQAETRAPRRRVADTAAAVAALAAECAGHAGTEPGAIGQAVVGVPAIVAGDGHTVRRAYGLPQGGRGLAEAIESHLPVPLLLENDVNLAAVAEQRFGACADVADFVLLGVGVGIGAGIVLGGRLHRGFAGGAGEVAFLPHPATEPGTEVLGARRIAEQARQAGIEGSPSPREIFESARGGDERALAVVDATARRIAHVAASVALVIEPELFVLGGAFGASADLLLGRIRRHLARDAAPLPIRIIASGVQGDAVLRGASWLARHRARERAFAAVVGGRTT; from the coding sequence GTGAGCGGCGACTATCTGGCCGGGCCGCAGGGCCTGCTCTGGTCGATCAACGCCCGCGCGGTGCTCGACGTCATCGACCGTGAGGGGCCGCTGGGCCGGCCGGAGATCACCAGGGCCACCGGCCTGTCCAAGACCACCGTCGCCCAGGCGCTGCGCGAGCTCATCGCCCGCGGGGCCGTGGAGGAGGCGGGCGCCGACACCACGCGTCGCGGGCCCGCCGCGACCCTCTATCGGATCGCGCCCCGCTGCGCGCTCGCGCTCGGCGTCGACATCGGTCACCTGCGCATCCGCGCCGTCCTCGTGGACGCGATGGGGGAGACGCTCGCCCAGGCGGAGACCCGGGCGCCACGCCGCAGGGTGGCCGACACGGCGGCGGCGGTGGCCGCGCTCGCCGCCGAGTGCGCCGGACATGCCGGGACCGAGCCGGGCGCCATCGGCCAGGCCGTCGTCGGCGTCCCCGCGATCGTGGCGGGCGACGGCCACACCGTCAGGCGGGCGTACGGGCTGCCGCAGGGGGGCCGCGGCCTGGCCGAGGCGATCGAGAGCCACCTGCCCGTGCCCCTGCTGCTGGAGAACGACGTCAACCTCGCCGCCGTCGCCGAGCAGCGGTTCGGCGCGTGCGCCGACGTCGCCGACTTCGTCCTGCTCGGCGTCGGTGTCGGCATCGGCGCGGGGATCGTGCTGGGCGGCCGGCTGCACCGGGGCTTCGCCGGGGGAGCGGGCGAGGTCGCGTTCCTGCCCCACCCCGCGACCGAGCCCGGCACCGAGGTGCTCGGCGCGCGCCGCATCGCCGAACAGGCCAGGCAGGCCGGCATCGAGGGCAGCCCGTCCCCGCGCGAGATCTTCGAGAGCGCCAGGGGCGGCGACGAGAGGGCGCTCGCCGTGGTCGATGCGACCGCCCGCAGGATCGCCCACGTCGCGGCGTCCGTCGCCCTCGTGATCGAGCCGGAGCTGTTCGTGCTCGGCGGCGCGTTCGGCGCCAGCGCCGACCTGCTGCTCGGCCGCATCCGCCGCCATCTGGCGAGGGACGCCGCGCCGCTCCCGATCAGGATCATCGCGAGCGGCGTCCAAGGGGACGCGGTGCTGCGCGGCGCGTCCTGGCTCGCCCGCCATCGCGCGCGCGAACGCGCCTTCGCCGCCGTCGTGGGCGGCCGCACGACATGA
- a CDS encoding ADP-ribosylglycohydrolase family protein — protein MSNAETGDVPFGARVRGCLLGGAVGDALGAPVEFDSIAAIRRDHGEAGLTDLAPDWSGRTGLVTDDTQMTLFTVEGLIRADVRVREKGIGGGEVHVVRHAYLRWLDTQEHRQPPPADGLVRTGRLREQTWLYSRRAPGNACVSGLRAGLGSLAAPGMPGPVNPGSKGCGTVMRSAPFGLAVRDPRAAFTLAAGCAQITHGHPTGYLAAGAFAALIRLLAQGAPLPAAVRDTLGLLAEQPAHEETTAAIEAAVALAGAAEPTPEAVETLGGGWVAEEALAIAVYCALVSGDDIERALLRAVNHSGDSDSTGSLCGNLLGTVYGDTALPERWVSRLEGRDTIVELADDFTTQFTGGRLDHGKYPGC, from the coding sequence GTGAGCAATGCCGAAACGGGTGACGTCCCGTTCGGGGCACGGGTGCGCGGCTGCCTGCTCGGCGGGGCCGTCGGCGACGCCCTCGGCGCGCCCGTGGAGTTCGACTCGATCGCCGCCATCCGCCGCGACCACGGCGAGGCGGGGCTGACCGACCTCGCGCCCGACTGGAGCGGCAGGACCGGCCTGGTCACCGACGACACGCAGATGACGCTGTTCACGGTCGAAGGGCTGATCCGCGCCGACGTACGCGTCAGGGAGAAGGGCATCGGCGGCGGTGAGGTGCACGTGGTGCGCCACGCCTACCTGCGCTGGCTCGACACCCAGGAGCACCGCCAGCCGCCGCCCGCCGACGGCCTCGTCCGCACCGGCCGGCTCCGCGAGCAGACCTGGCTCTACTCCCGCCGCGCCCCCGGCAACGCCTGCGTGTCCGGGCTGCGCGCCGGCCTCGGTTCACTCGCCGCCCCCGGCATGCCCGGTCCGGTCAACCCCGGCTCGAAGGGCTGCGGCACCGTCATGCGCTCCGCCCCCTTCGGGCTGGCCGTACGCGATCCCCGGGCCGCCTTCACGCTCGCGGCCGGCTGCGCCCAGATCACGCACGGGCACCCCACCGGTTATCTCGCGGCCGGCGCCTTCGCCGCGCTGATCCGCCTCCTGGCCCAGGGCGCGCCGCTGCCTGCGGCCGTACGGGACACGCTCGGCCTGCTCGCCGAGCAGCCCGCGCACGAGGAGACCACCGCCGCGATCGAGGCGGCGGTCGCCCTGGCCGGTGCGGCGGAGCCGACGCCCGAGGCGGTGGAGACGCTCGGCGGTGGGTGGGTGGCCGAGGAGGCGCTCGCCATCGCGGTCTACTGCGCACTGGTGAGCGGCGACGACATCGAGCGGGCCCTGCTGCGGGCGGTCAACCACTCCGGCGACAGCGACTCCACCGGCTCCCTCTGCGGCAACCTCCTCGGCACCGTGTACGGCGACACCGCCCTTCCCGAGCGCTGGGTGTCGCGGCTGGAGGGCAGGGACACCATCGTCGAACTCGCCGACGACTTCACCACCCAGTTCACCGGCGGCCGTCTCGACCACGGCAAGTACCCCGGCTGCTGA
- a CDS encoding type ISP restriction/modification enzyme, with protein sequence MTMRNPLRTGESPESTARSSERDTLPHIVADFRRQVARKLGRGGNPEDQLRAPLEVILQRLGTRMGLRVTPYGEVPLHDIGSRPDYAVDVERSRVGYIELKAPGRSVPESPTWRASERERRQCERLRELPNLIYSDGTDWIRYQNGVPGKVVRLNGSDASLTAFDALIREFLLWAPDPPRSVRDLIRVTSGLCRLLRDTVAELLEAERTGPEIGPFTHLAQDWRALLFPALSNNEFADAYAQTVTFSLLLAREAGIDFTDHDLVQIAKQLGKQHPLLGSALSHLAEPLIAQQLTILDTLRVVIGAADWNRLPKTDRTSYWDLYELFLQEYDPELRKKSGAYYTPEPVARFMVDFVDHILKTRMRTNGFADKNVVALDPAMGTGTFLMEIIRSVADTIAAEDNALAVRDHLGDLCRYRLIGFERSAGPFAVAELRLHQTLRETYRTDIPEDGLRFLIDTLDDPNGRFIDRGLAYNELQRARDRANKIKRETPIVVVIGNPPYLERARQQDPAPWIERRRDPGYLTDLRFRPSLDEFRLPEHSRLAYKLANTATYFWRWATWKVFDANPEHPAGIVAFITTSAYLSTEAFAGMRKYLRETTDEGWIIDLSPEHHQPPQSTRVFRGVQQPICIGIFARYGSPDRKRPATVHYTALHGKREEKFEAMAAGIPLDAAEQWQECPAYLTAPFMPVAENWLSLPPLLELMPWHEPGVKANRTWVCAPSPEVLERRWRRLVAEGFPDDLFKRTRDLAPTSLVAGLPPLADATALPRITPYAFRSFDRQFLFEDPRVIDYPRQPLWDVRGARQIYVSTQHGQPLSSGPGLTFTENVPDQHHFNGRGGRVVPLYRDQPGVKPNVAPGLLQYLGERLDRRLTAEDLLAYIAGTVAHPAYTARFRDQLAALHGIRVPLTADARLWDAAAELGREVIWLHTSGTRFQDGDSPGRPRLSADRRPRRVSWIPDGVDDMPDEISYDPATRMLRLGNGVIAPVDPRAYAYDVGGRPVIKSWFSYRQRTRPRTRTASSPLDDIRNERWTTQFTEELLDLIQVLTLLADLHPLQEALLDRILDGPLITTADLTAARLLPVPSQATKAPLRSGRDDTLF encoded by the coding sequence ATGACGATGCGCAATCCGTTGCGGACGGGAGAATCTCCCGAGAGCACGGCCAGGTCTTCTGAGCGCGACACGTTGCCACATATCGTGGCGGACTTCCGCCGTCAGGTCGCGCGCAAACTCGGACGAGGCGGCAATCCCGAGGACCAGCTTCGAGCACCGCTCGAGGTAATCCTTCAGCGGCTCGGTACACGGATGGGCCTGCGGGTCACCCCTTACGGCGAGGTGCCACTGCACGATATCGGGTCACGCCCTGATTATGCCGTTGATGTGGAGCGCTCCAGAGTTGGCTACATAGAGCTGAAAGCTCCCGGACGCAGCGTTCCCGAATCTCCTACTTGGCGCGCGAGCGAGCGGGAGCGCCGGCAATGCGAGCGACTGCGCGAGCTCCCCAATCTGATTTACAGCGACGGCACTGACTGGATTCGGTATCAGAACGGCGTCCCCGGCAAGGTCGTCCGGCTGAACGGATCCGATGCGAGCTTGACCGCGTTCGACGCGTTGATCAGAGAATTTCTACTCTGGGCTCCCGACCCTCCGCGATCGGTTCGCGACCTCATTCGCGTCACCTCAGGACTCTGCCGCCTTCTGCGGGACACCGTCGCGGAGCTGCTCGAAGCGGAGAGGACTGGCCCGGAGATCGGGCCGTTCACCCACCTCGCGCAGGACTGGCGCGCTCTGCTGTTTCCCGCGCTCTCCAACAACGAATTCGCCGACGCATACGCCCAGACAGTCACTTTCAGTCTGCTTCTGGCGCGCGAGGCGGGGATCGACTTCACTGACCACGATCTCGTGCAGATCGCGAAGCAACTCGGCAAGCAGCACCCATTGCTGGGGAGTGCGCTCAGTCACCTCGCCGAGCCACTCATCGCACAGCAGCTGACGATCCTGGACACGCTCCGTGTCGTAATCGGCGCCGCCGACTGGAATCGCTTGCCGAAGACAGATCGCACATCGTACTGGGATCTGTACGAGCTCTTTCTGCAGGAGTACGACCCGGAGCTGCGGAAGAAGAGCGGCGCCTATTACACGCCGGAGCCGGTCGCCCGCTTTATGGTCGACTTCGTCGACCATATTCTGAAGACCCGGATGCGCACGAACGGTTTCGCGGACAAGAACGTCGTCGCTCTGGACCCTGCGATGGGGACGGGCACGTTCCTCATGGAGATCATCCGATCCGTCGCGGACACGATCGCCGCCGAGGACAATGCCCTCGCCGTGCGGGATCATCTCGGCGACCTTTGCCGTTACAGGCTCATCGGCTTCGAGCGCTCAGCTGGCCCTTTCGCCGTGGCGGAACTGCGCCTGCATCAGACCCTACGGGAGACGTACCGCACTGATATTCCCGAAGATGGCCTTCGGTTCCTCATCGACACTCTGGACGACCCGAACGGCCGCTTCATCGACCGCGGCCTGGCTTACAACGAGCTCCAGCGAGCGCGGGACCGGGCCAACAAAATCAAACGCGAGACGCCGATCGTGGTAGTCATCGGGAACCCGCCTTATCTCGAGCGGGCCCGGCAGCAGGACCCCGCCCCTTGGATCGAAAGGCGCCGCGATCCCGGCTACCTCACCGACCTCCGGTTCCGCCCGTCGCTCGACGAGTTCCGCTTGCCCGAGCACAGCAGGCTCGCCTACAAGCTGGCCAACACCGCGACGTATTTCTGGCGTTGGGCGACGTGGAAGGTCTTCGACGCCAACCCCGAGCACCCCGCGGGCATCGTAGCCTTCATCACCACCTCGGCGTATCTGAGCACAGAAGCCTTCGCCGGGATGCGCAAGTACCTGCGGGAGACAACGGACGAAGGGTGGATCATCGATCTCTCACCCGAACATCATCAGCCGCCGCAATCGACCCGTGTGTTCCGCGGCGTACAACAGCCCATTTGCATCGGCATCTTCGCACGATACGGCAGCCCCGACCGGAAGCGACCGGCAACGGTCCATTACACGGCCCTACACGGCAAGCGTGAGGAGAAGTTCGAGGCAATGGCCGCGGGCATCCCCCTCGACGCGGCCGAACAATGGCAGGAGTGTCCCGCATATCTGACCGCGCCTTTCATGCCAGTCGCCGAAAACTGGCTCTCCCTTCCACCGCTGCTCGAACTGATGCCCTGGCATGAGCCCGGCGTCAAGGCCAACCGCACATGGGTGTGCGCCCCCTCACCCGAGGTTCTCGAGCGGCGCTGGCGCCGTCTGGTGGCCGAAGGATTCCCCGACGATCTCTTCAAGCGCACTCGAGATCTGGCGCCGACCTCCCTCGTCGCGGGACTGCCGCCCCTGGCCGACGCGACCGCCCTGCCCAGGATCACCCCGTATGCCTTTCGCAGCTTCGACCGTCAGTTCCTTTTCGAGGATCCCAGGGTGATCGACTATCCGCGTCAGCCATTGTGGGACGTCAGGGGAGCCCGGCAGATCTACGTCAGCACCCAGCACGGACAGCCCTTGTCCTCCGGACCCGGCCTGACCTTCACCGAGAACGTCCCCGATCAGCACCATTTCAACGGCCGGGGCGGCCGGGTCGTCCCGCTGTATCGGGACCAGCCGGGCGTGAAGCCGAATGTGGCTCCGGGGCTCCTGCAGTACCTCGGCGAGAGACTTGATCGCCGGCTCACCGCCGAGGACCTGCTCGCCTACATCGCCGGCACCGTTGCGCATCCCGCATACACCGCGCGCTTCCGTGACCAGCTCGCCGCTCTTCATGGAATCCGCGTTCCCCTCACGGCTGACGCCCGCCTCTGGGATGCGGCAGCAGAGCTGGGACGAGAGGTGATATGGCTCCACACCTCAGGAACGCGTTTCCAGGACGGCGATTCGCCCGGACGACCTCGGCTGTCTGCGGACCGCAGGCCACGACGAGTCTCCTGGATACCGGATGGCGTGGACGATATGCCCGATGAAATCTCTTACGACCCGGCTACGCGAATGCTGCGTCTTGGGAACGGCGTCATCGCGCCGGTCGACCCCCGCGCGTACGCCTACGACGTCGGGGGCAGACCCGTCATCAAATCGTGGTTCTCCTATCGGCAGCGAACGCGCCCACGTACGCGCACCGCCTCATCGCCACTGGACGACATACGGAATGAGCGTTGGACCACGCAGTTCACCGAGGAGCTTCTCGACCTCATTCAGGTCCTGACGCTCCTTGCCGACCTTCATCCGTTACAGGAGGCCCTCCTCGATCGGATCCTCGACGGTCCTCTGATCACGACGGCGGATCTCACCGCCGCCCGCCTCCTGCCCGTACCGTCACAGGCGACGAAGGCGCCCCTGCGCTCCGGCCGCGACGACACCCTCTTCTGA